A window of Pyrus communis chromosome 3, drPyrComm1.1, whole genome shotgun sequence genomic DNA:
ATTGTGAAAATGCCTGCCTAGCCTTCAAATTCTATCACTTTTGCTTAATCACCAGACCCGATTTCCAAATGCTGCTGAAATTCGTTTGTCTTAGAGATTCTTTTTGGGTGTGCTATTTAATGGAGCTTGATACGAAAACTATATTTCCTTTTGCAGCTAGAACTAGAAGGTTATCTGATGACCAATTGCAAGTAATTCCTTTAGACTGCTAAAATGCAGGAAATGGTATTCGATAAACGGGTCTTGATTCTTGgtgattgtgcaatccttttcttTTGATGGTTTGCGGGGAGGGGGAGGAGGGGATTGCTTTGACATCTAATGAAAATTTAATGGTTGCATTCatgttcatttctttcttttcattttctattgCAATCTCATGCCTACCCCAAAAGTTGAAAGAGTaaaagagataaaagggggTAGATAAACTTCTTCACCTTTCAAGATGACAACTCTACCATGTATAGCCagtagatgatgatgatgataatttGATGTGTGGAGAGCGATGATCAGGCTCCGGTTTCTTTTGAATCTTGAAGCTCTATTTTCTTTGTAGAACAATATCTTGTAGCCATTCTAGGGTCTAGGCTAGAGGCAGCCAAAGATGTTTGGTTTCCTTAGAAGTTTGTAACTCAATCAAACATTCATTTGTTTCTCTTAAGCTTTACTTTGGTGCTAGAAATTCATGCTTTTCTTGGGGAGTGTTCTATCCATTGattaatttcttaaaatttCTTAAACGTTTTTGTGATTGGGCTGGCCTTGGTAGGTGTTGCGAGGGTTGTACTGAAAAAGGGGAAGACCCAATTATTCAAGGATGGCAGCCCAATGGTCTACAGTGGAGCAGTTGATAGAATAATTGGTAGACCACCTCCCAGGACTGGAGACATTGTGCTGGTAGCTGATGGGGCAGAAAAACCAATAGGATGGGGCATGTACAATTCAGTCTCCATGTTCAGTGTTCGGCTGATGCAACTCGAAGAGGAAGCAACAAGGTCGTACTATTTCTACGAGTCCCTTCTAGTTCTGATTTATCATTACATTCACAGGGATGTTCAAATTGATAACCTTTATGAAACAGGgatttgtcatgtgcattgaacATGGAGAAACTGCTTGAGACAAGAATTAATGAAGCTATAGAACTACGTAAGAGTTTGGGACTGCCATCAGTTAGTACAAATGCATTCCGTCTTTTCAATAGTGAAGCAGACAGGTACATGACCTTGAGTAGTAAATTCAGATTTCTGTCGGTGTTTTGTAATTGAGTATGAATGAAGATTCTCCCCTTGTCTTTTGTTAGAAAGGCCAAATCTATATATGCATGTGTAAAGAACTAAAGACGCACTTAATTATTCAACGTACCAGTGATAATTCAGCTCCTCCGGGGGTTGAGAATGTGTGGATGTTATGTGGTATGCATGTTAGGtttgaaagaaattagttaTCTTTTGGTAAGAACCCtttaaattgtaattaaattaggGTAAATGAAACATGTCGGATTTGTATCATTTAATCTGAAATGTTTAGTGTAACTAGTGGCAACACTATTTTGTGGATCCATTGCTATTTTCACCGGTTGTCTACATTACATGGAATTGTCTGTGGACATACTAGATCACTAATTTCAGGTCGATGTCACTTTTTTACCACAGATTGTCAGGATTAATAGTTGATATATTTGGAGATGTAGCGGTAGTAGCATCGTCTGCTGCTTGGGTTGAGAAGTACAAAGCAGAAGTAGAGGCCTGTATTAGTAGAATTGACGAAGTTAATTATGTAAACTGGAGACCATCTTTGGAAGTTTTAAAAGAAGAAGGATTGGATGTGTCAAATTACAAGGAAAGGGATCCATCTACCTGTCCTCAAAGAACAAAGGTAGGATATCCCACAAAATGTTACAGCATATTTTATACTTTTTGTTTCATGCTATATGAGGTCTGTTGCATGTGAATATTTAATGTCATGTTGCAATTATTTAGGTTATGGAAAACGGGATCTTTTATTCCATTTCACTTGAGGGACAGAAGACAGGGTTTTATGCGGATCAGCGTGAAAACCGCCAATTCATATCAACAATTTCAGAAGGCCAGAaagttcttgatatgttctgcTACAGTGGTGGTTTTGCTCTAAATGCTGCACGAGGGGGTGCTGCAAATGTCATCGGTATGAATAATTGGAATTTAGAACCTGTCTTTCTATAAGAACTTCATTGAAATTGGCTAGGTTCGATCCTTACTGTACTGCCATTGGAGGCTAGATTATATCCCACTGTTGTTGTTTGGTCATCCTGCTCATAGAATATGCATATGAAGCCGTGGAGTAATCATTATAATACCAGTGACATAGTCATTTTGTGAGACTTTTGTTCAAAAGGACGTCTAGAATTAGATGATATATATTCATCTTCGCGGGACATCTTAAGATCGCATGTTCAAAGCTAGATGAGTTTCTAATCATTCCTGTATTCCGTCAGGTGTCGATTCATCATTGCCTGCAATTGAGCTAGCCAAAGAaaatgttgttcttaacaacaTGGATCCACAGAGAATAACATTTTTGAAAGAAGATGCAAGTGAGTTTATGAAGGGTGCTCTTTCTAGGAACGAATCATGGGATATTGTCATTTTAGATCCTCCTAAACTAGCACCCCGAAAGAAGGTACTATTCAGTTAAATGCATTTGTTACTTTCTGTAGCATGTATTCGAGTTGTTTCAGTACAAATATGAGTGCATTGCTTGTTCCCCCGTCTATGACTTCTTACTTCAACTACCTGACCATTGGTGATTCGTTTGTGAATCTTGGCTACCGCTTCTTATTGGGTCATTTTGAATCCAGGTTTTACAAAATGCATCAGGCATGTAtagaaatttaaattcattggCAATGCAACTGACAAAGAGAGGTGGTCTTCTCATGACTTGTTCATGTTCGGGGGCTATGACGCAAAGTGGGATGTTCTTGCGTATTCTTCAggtaatttcaattttctgttGCACGGTGCCTTCACTAAATATTTGACACCCATAAATACAGTAGAGGTTATTAATCGCATGAAATTCTATGAACACCGATTTTCGCTGGCTTAGGAGCCTCATATGTATAAAGAAGATTACTCGTTCAGGTTCATCTGTGTTTTGTATCGTTGATGACTCTTTCAGTTGAAAATaagttgatattttttttttttttttttttttttttttaacgatgGAAAAAGCTCTGCCTTTCAATATCTGAAACCAAAGAAAGCATATAAAATCCAGTCTTGAAGTGAGGTTCCGAAAATCATTTTTTCAGCCAAAACGAATAGATTTTGTGTTCAAGCTCCCGTTTTCTCCTTCTACACTCCTCTTGTTTCTGCGAGTGCACGGGAAGAGAAGGATAGAACGAAAATCGTTTCTCATTTTTACAATGGCATGTCATTTGGTTGGAATCATTTGCTGTTACAAAAACGAGTGACATACTAATATTTGATTTGATGAACCTCTCTTCATCCTTCTcaatttgttttgatttctttgtATCAGGGTGCAGCATCAGCGGCAGGGAGAAAAATAACCGTTCTACGGGACGCCGGAGCGGCATGCGATCATCCCCTTGACCCATCCTACCCAGAAGGCAAATACCTTTCTAACGTCCTTCTGAGGGTCCTTTGAAGATGACTATCACTTGCATTAGAACACAAGCAAAAACCCAATAATATTTTTGAACAGCGCATACACAAAGCGATCGATCAATGGACGTAACTTTCGATGTATTCAATACTAGTGGAATTATACATGGACGCGTTCATTCAGTCACTCTCGAAATAGATTgcgaaaaaaaattaacgaaagaAAACTCCACatgacacaaaattattttcaaagttATATGTACTGCTCACACTGAAAACACTAATTTACATATAATTAAAATCGGTCATTCGGAAACGCTTAAGCCAGTCCGTCGACATCGGCGGTTCTACTCGCCTTAGTGACCTCCCGGATTTCTGTTCCACGACAAATACGATGGGTCTCCAAGTTGCCTGAAAGAAGAGAGGATCATTGGTCATCATATCACAACATTAAACTGTTTACTATCAAAAAACAAATACGTGGAAACATTTAGAAATAGCGGCCACATCACATCCAACCCTGGACAATATTATCTAGGCATTGACAAAGTTGATCACTGCAAAACAGTCTGTTCGATTAACATGGATGGTACGGTTAACACGTCGTCATCTGTCAACGTATAATATGGGGAAAGTTCATATTCGCCAAAGCTGTAGATTTAATGTggatgagtgtgtgtgtgtctctACATATTACGAAATTGGAGGCTGTGCTGGAAAATCAAGGCCAGTAATATCAAagttaagaaaaagaaaaggctaGATGTAGTAATAGTATACCAGCCATAAAGCAAAGCAAAAGTGGACTGAACTTAAGAATCACAAGGGAAAGTTGGTCCACAGCATGCAAACAAACATCTTTAAGCTGGCAACAAAGAGTGTTACTTGAGACAACAAGTGGGTAAGAAGAAAATATGCCAAATCTACCCTAATAACTAGCTCGACATGAAGTAATCTACAGGGTTTCTTTAGCTGGTTCTTATGCATCTTGAAAGACCGTTCAGACGATAATACAAGAGATCATTCCACAAAGAGGAGAGTTCATGTAAGGCAACTGTTTTTAGCATTTAACATTCCTTGCATGATAAGGCGGGGCAATTGGTTTAGGAGTTTACCTTGGCTTAACAAGATACACAACCATGAAAGCCATGGCTAGAAAGAAGCACAACCCTCCAACAGTGAGATAAGCAATGCCAAGGAAGTCATTCCTGCCACCAATCCAACTGGTGGTCGAGAGCACGAGCTTCTTCTTTCCATTAAAACTGTATGTGTTGTAATTGTTCTCCAGCGTCACTTctatcgtatcattttcttccaGATCCACCTCTATCTTTCCGTACAGCTTTCTAAATGTCGGTAGTGCAGCAGTTCTCATCCAAACAATAAGGTCCTCTTGCTCACTTAActgttaaacaaaaaatattgaccTGATTAACCACTTGCCTCCTTGAGAAAACAGTTTGCTAACCCAACAGTTCAAATAAAACTTTTCAGCACAAAAATAACCTGTAGGACAATACAAGACACTTTTCCCTATTTCTGACAGTAAACAAAAAACATTTTATCAGGGTTCAGTGTCTTCAAAGATGCATAAGAGCAACCATAACACTTACAAAACCAGAGATGACCAGGGGCAAAATGCTTACTGGTTTAGAGTTATCCAGAGACGCGCCACCTTTAAGAGTTCCATTCTGAAAGTTCTTTGGAAAGACATTTTTGCCAAACTTGTGCTCCCTATCACTCTTCCACGAGATATCCTTCTTGTTCACCGTCAACGGCCGGCTATTGCGGGAAAAACTATAGGTGTCGTTGAACAAACTCCAAGCAATAAGACCACAAGGTACAATAGGTAGACCATTTGCCTTATCTTCAGGCTTACAAGCATCTATTTCACTCTCAGACTTTGGATCTTTCAACTGTTGATCACTTCGACTCTTAACATATCTGACAAGTAGAAAACCGTAGTCAGGCtggataatattatttatatataatggAAAATGTAGATCTCAGACTTGATAATAAATATTTCACACAAAACCAATTGTAGCGACAATCTACCAGGAAGATCCAAGCTAGTTGCACAGTGAAAcaattcaaaaacgaaaattgCTGGCGGTAGTAGAAGTGAGTAGTGTACTGTGTACATGAAAAAATTCTTCAAAGAACTGGTGTGCATGCCTTAAACCAAATTATGCTGCAACATCACATGGATTTACACAAAGTGTATACTACTAAGATTCTCGTGATTGactaagttttttatttttgttattttgtacAAGATAATCAGGATGCCAGGCATGATCTCATAGGGGTGCTGTTCTTTGGACCATATTTCATTATCTTCTGTAAGAGCTTCCATGGAACCTGGTCTACCTACTGCTCTGTCCATATATGGCCAGCAAATATCAAGGCTCCAATATAGCTATGATAACATTTTGGCCTTGCCGTAACTTGACCCACCCCTTTCATTAACTTTCCACATAAAGGTTTTTGCATCAACCATATTAAACATAAATGGAGGATTATGGCCAAGGTAGGAGACATACCTGCGATGATTCTGGTAAAAATTGTCAAGCtggtaatatacatatataggcTGCTTCATATGCTTTGATACCTTCACGCAGGAAAAAGTATCCATCAGTGACCATGGGGATTAAGTTCTCAGTCATAATTAAAAATAGTATCTAAATGCACATAATGCTGCATAGTTCCTAGAGATACCTTGGTAGCTCGACAAGGATTGCAACCACCACCAAAAATAAGTATTAATCACAAATGTGGCAACTAAAATCtcttgataataaaaaaaaaccaaggagAACCTCACCTTTAGAGTTCTGTTACATGTTTTAACTTCAGGCCCTTGTATGAACCTGACCTTATCATCTCTAGCGGGTGTTGGTATACAATCAGTCTCATACCTATCAACAATTTCAACAACCTGACAGAAACATTTTCCTGATTAATCTACATGTAGAACTAGAAAAGAACAAACAAATTATGCAGAGAATTGGGTTTGCCTAGAAAAGAACAAACAAATTATGCAGAGAATTGGGTTTAACTCAGCCATACATCTCGAGAAGCAAAGAGGGAAACAACTCCGATGGGAATGAAGACAATGCTTACGAGCATGAATGCTGAGATCACCTGCATGAACAAGCGTGCACCGCACAAATGCACAAAGAGATAAGGTGAGAGTTCTGCTAAAAATTTAGCACGCAAGGTGGATGACTAAGGAGATATCAAATACATACACTATAAAACCTACCCATCGTGGCGTGAGAATTGGCTTGCACGCTGGAAGTTCCTGCTGAGTAAATCTTGAATCTGAAAAGATCAAGTTTATAACATCTTTAGTTTACGATTGATATAAAAGTTACTGAGAATCATACAAAATGCAACGTGAAGACATAAAGCCAGCTTTGTCCATGCCCACCTAGTCCTACAACTTATGAAGTgaaggaaaggaaaaacaaCGGAAAAGCTTCCTCTACATATCAGCATCTTAGATTACGTAATCACAAACTTCACACTTGGCTGAAATCACTCACTATGTATGTGGCACATCCATCtattttgcaaaatattatcATATCAGCCACTTTGTACCTCTCCGACAGTATACATTAGATACCCTTTTATAACCATAGACAAGTCTTTCACATAGGTACCCAAGAACAGAGTTACAGAAAGATTTCCAACTTTAGTTTCCGTGTGCCTTATATAAATCGATTATAGTACGAGTAATATGAGTGGTATGGACCCCTAACTATCCATCATCAAAACTAACCCACCAGATGCCATATGCATAGAAGTTTCCTAATGCTCCCAAATCTTATAATATTACTGTCAAGCCACGAAAGTTATTCGCATCGATCTTCATAAACCCAGTCTTCTTAGTCTTGATTTCGAATTGATGAAAGCAGCCTAGGTTGAAAATTCACTCAAAGAATTTAATAAATTCTCTCCGATATATAATTAACTTCTAAATTTCTAAACCTAACTCAGAAAATATTTATCAGCCAGGATCATCTAGGAGATGCACATCATGTAATTTAaatcatttaaattttgaaacaatAAATTCAGATAATTGAAAATCTACCATCTGGGTATTTCTGAAATGAACTAAAAAcctaaaattaatacaaaagctTAGGGCTTGGGAAGGAAATCACATTTGGGTCGCTTGGAATGCCTCCTGGTAGACGTTGCATCCGTAGATCCGGCGCCTCCTGAGCTAGACGGCGCCGTATTGGAACTCATCGGAGACGAACCCTGTCTTCCGCAGCAGagattttaaattctttttcttttccgaaaattaagaaaaacccaCTCGACCTATGGATTCGAATTGTATGCGATGATCAAAGAGAGgaacggattttttttttttttttttctttggtgtgtgggggggggggggggagggggtttAATTGGAAatgggggtggtggtggtgggtttTGAGGAATTGAGGAATTGGGGATTTTGTATTGACTTTTTTAGAGAGAGGGATGTGGAAGAAAGCGTCTCCTTTCTTTCCCTCTCTGTAAGGTGGCCGGCgatcctctctctcttctctctctccgtgtagaagaaagaagaacaagaaatttctgagagagagaaacaaatacCATTCAAGTATCGAACCAGTCCAATGCGATTACACGGTTAGACTCGGTgtccaattttttcaaattgatttttctttttgctctattttttttttatttactatcATTTGTTcattgaagaaaattgaaacaaaatatgGTTGAAATGTCTTTTTCAGCCAAACGGTAGCGTTAGTAAGTTAAATAGTTAGTTATTAGTTGGATGACAAAAAAACTCCATCGGTTTGGTTCCCGTGGGTGCTTGTCCATAATGGGGCAATTTGGGGATTTTATTAAAGACCTGAGCCACAGATTGAGCGATGATGGTATTACTATCTCCTAACCTGACCCTGACCCTGACCCGATTGGATGTTTCTATGCTATTACATGGAAGGATAAAAATTCAATGAActagaggttttttttttttttggataaataaTAGCGTTTGTGAGTTAAATTACTAGTTGTTAGAGAAATAAGGATCACTGGGGATTGAACCCACACCAAGCACACGCAACTATGCTAAAGCAACACAATtgagtgaaattttttttaaaggtaaTTATTTTTCGTagctttttttatttacatataGTAGTTgacaattaaacaaaattttcatgatatgtgggtttttctttaatttttttaaaaaaatgggaACAATTGGTAGCAAGTTACAGTTATCCATCCATTCTAGGGGCCGAGAAGACTCACTGAGGTATTTTACTCTCCCCTGGGCACAATTCTGGCTTCCACACCAACAACAGTTTTCGAACCCAAGACCTATAGGTTTTAATTTGAAGGAATCCTCGCAATTCGTCATTTACCACTGGATCACCAACTCGTAGTTTCATAATATGTGGGTTGATGAGTGTGAGTTTAGAggttgtaagatcccacatcgctcaggggagtgatccttatatgtatttccctatccctacctagcacgaggccttttgggagctcattggctttgggttccgtaggaacttcgaagttaagcgagaaggggctagagcaatcccatgatgggtgacccactaggaagttgctcgtgagttcccaaaaacaaaatcgtgtgctacggtggtggagcgggcccgggaagtgattcgccccaggccgggatgtgacaatctgGTATCAAaacctaaccctggccgtggtgtgccgacgaggacgtcgagcccctaaggggggtggattgtaagatcccacatcgcttaGGGGAGTGATCATTATATGTATTtccctatccctacctagcacgaggcctattgggagctcactagcttcgggttccgtaggaactctgaagttaagctagaagggggctaaagcaatcccatgatgggtgacccgctgggaagttgctcgtgagttcccaaaagcataaccgtgagggaatggtaagcccaaagcggataatatcgtactacggtggtggagcgagcctggaaagtgatccgccccgggccaggatgtgacagagGTACTATCCTTTGCAAGGGCATGGGTGGAGAATCCACGATTAAAATACATAGTTATGGGGGCAGAACATAATCAAAGTCAAGGGAATGAGGGCGCTTCCCCGTCCCTACTCAACCACGTTTGCCATTCTTAATTAGTAGGGAAAGAAGAATCGACGAGGATAGAACCTGCATTAGGATGCACAaacatgattattttttgttattgtgTTAAAACGTCATATACAACTGAAATATTTATGTACGTTGTTGCAAATAATAAG
This region includes:
- the LOC137728687 gene encoding uncharacterized protein; this encodes MQHLLPARLIKSLSATSLPCTTSTLHELASTHPKGVARVVLKKGKTQLFKDGSPMVYSGAVDRIIGRPPPRTGDIVLVADGAEKPIGWGMYNSVSMFSVRLMQLEEEATRDLSCALNMEKLLETRINEAIELRKSLGLPSVSTNAFRLFNSEADRLSGLIVDIFGDVAVVASSAAWVEKYKAEVEACISRIDEVNYVNWRPSLEVLKEEGLDVSNYKERDPSTCPQRTKVMENGIFYSISLEGQKTGFYADQRENRQFISTISEGQKVLDMFCYSGGFALNAARGGAANVIGVDSSLPAIELAKENVVLNNMDPQRITFLKEDASEFMKGALSRNESWDIVILDPPKLAPRKKVLQNASGMYRNLNSLAMQLTKRGGLLMTCSCSGAMTQSGMFLRILQGAASAAGRKITVLRDAGAACDHPLDPSYPEGKYLSNVLLRVL
- the LOC137728688 gene encoding ALA-interacting subunit 3-like codes for the protein MSSNTAPSSSGGAGSTDATSTRRHSKRPKYSRFTQQELPACKPILTPRWVISAFMLVSIVFIPIGVVSLFASRDVVEIVDRYETDCIPTPARDDKVRFIQGPEVKTCNRTLKVSKHMKQPIYVYYQLDNFYQNHRRYVKSRSDQQLKDPKSESEIDACKPEDKANGLPIVPCGLIAWSLFNDTYSFSRNSRPLTVNKKDISWKSDREHKFGKNVFPKNFQNGTLKGGASLDNSKPLSEQEDLIVWMRTAALPTFRKLYGKIEVDLEENDTIEVTLENNYNTYSFNGKKKLVLSTTSWIGGRNDFLGIAYLTVGGLCFFLAMAFMVVYLVKPRQLGDPSYLSWNRNPGGH